From the genome of Syngnathoides biaculeatus isolate LvHL_M chromosome 15, ASM1980259v1, whole genome shotgun sequence:
AATGAGCTCAAATATGAAGGTTgtcataattttctttttttttcatgttcactcacaggtttgttgttttttattcatctaAAAACACACTGGAATAACTCATCATCATagaaccctaacctaaccttttTAGCAAGCTATATTCCGATTGCAGTTACCTTTATTCTTATTGTTTTGAAATAGTTCAAGACAATAAAATGCAGTTTcgaatattttttgggggggtggtttttggatttttattgGTTTTGTCCATTGAACATGTATTCGTCGTGtccggatgtttttttttatatataaaattgaTAAACatgccatttttaattttaaaaaatataattcgtctcttttgtattatatttaaGAATCTGGAATTACGTATGGTATCATTTTAAGTATGTATAATTTTTAACTACAACAACGAGTGACGATAATGGGCCTCCATTCctccgttttttttgtttgtttgtttgtttttagaataAATCAATTCATCGTTATAGTCTCGCTACATTAGTATTTAATTTCTATTTCAAAAAAGGAAACCCTTGGCGAGGTTTTGAACGTGTCCTCCACCTTGAGAAGGATTTGGGTCGTGgaaacaaaaggagaaaaaggaaaaggggGAGGGAGAGGGGAGAAAACGCCGAAGTGCAGGTTAATAATCGACTTGGGAATGTGCAGCGAGTCGCAATAGAAAATGATtagcgtcaaaaaaaaaaaaaagttgttgatgAGGCGTTTAGAGGTTGAAAGGCTCCTAAAGGCGCCATCGGAGCAGATTGCGTTTCCGGCGGTGACGTCACCAGCGCAGATAACCATCGCTGCCATTTGCCACTTGTGCAGGAATCGAACATTTTCTCAttcaattaactttttttttgtttgtttgtttgttttgatcgTAGTGCGCGAACGCCCCGCGGCCAGGCGCGCGCGCTCATGCGCATCACCGCTGCGGGTTCATGGCGGCGTGCTCGTGCGCGCGCACGGGCGCACCCGAGCGCTCCTTTGCGCTGCTCGCCGGACACCTGATTAGGGACACCTTGCGGTCCACTCCCGGCAGAAACGTTTGCGTCGCGGTTCCGGATGTTGTGACGACGTGGTGGcgctgaggggggggggggggggttctaaaAAGCTCAGTGGAAATGTTGGACCCTTTCCTTTCCAAATAGGGTTTTTaagcaaaaacaacacatttgtgGACTTGAGAACAGATTGAGAAGGACCCGAGTGCGTTTTTAGTTCCAAGAACAGAAAGTTCCAGAAAAACTTCAGCCCGGAATTTTCAAGGCGCGATGCCATATTGTATTTATACCACATATTTTATAAGCAATATTGTGTTGGGGTTGGGGAGTAAAAGAACACAAAGAACAGTTTGTGCGTCATGATTTCATACTTCAAGGCCCGTTGATATGGTCATCCTCCTGTTGcgtggccaccagggggcagtatcaTTTATATTCATATACGATTCTGCTCAAGACTTTACACACACTGACAGAATGTGTAAGATGTGTAcaattttttcaagaaaaacagaGTGATCAACCGTTTTTTGAAAaggattttaaattaaattctgTCATTTTGGGAAAACTGCAATAGTTGCATAacataatgagaaaaaaattgcaaaattgtCTCGATTTGGTCGTCATTGCATTTGCCAAGATTTCCCAAATGATGCAATGTTATGTAAACCTTTAAGCCCAATTGTAATACGCAAGGAAAACAACTATGTGACACCAAGAACTGCGgtcattttagtcatttttgcagatgataaagaatatatgcccgttatgttgtctgtctacatgtattGCTGCACCTGATGTGTTGATCGCTTCATCCTATAAAGGGTAACAAGATGGTGCTACttttgttagcccatctatggcgttttggATAGATGGTGGATTTATCGTTGCTgtactttgttttatgtttaacgGAAGCAAAAAATCTCGTAATGGCTGACACTTTCGCTTGCACAAATTATTAtgatcaggggaaaaaaacctcgaggtcaatattttgatattttacaaAGTAGAAAATGCACGCTCACAATGTGTTGTCAAGCCTCATCAAATTTGTTGACGCGACATTACGATTTGACACCTTCCACGTGCttgatataaataataaaatgtgtgatgattattaatattttgtgtTAAAGAAATGAACAATGGTGTTAATGAATGCAGCTGCAACCGAGCTCATTTACATTCAAAAGCTGCGATCGATACCAGATTTGTATGAAATAACACCAACAATATGATCCCGCGTACCTATTTGAcatcgtatttttttttcttttgttatttcactttttttttttactattaataTTCCTTAATCAGATTGCTGAAgtacaatattaatattttattttctaaccCTGTAGCCAAGATGTACCACATTTTGCAAATCAATAGTTGGAGatcttattattaatatttgggAACACTTGAACTCAGCGAACTTAAGAAAATATTCTTATCTTAAACAAATATCATTTGTATAACTAAGTCAGTTGAGTTGAAGAAATGttcaaagtatttttgtcaTTCCTCATGCAAAGTAACGACACCGAGAGAGAAATGTTGCCCCCTGTGGCGACTAAACGTACTGTCAAAAGATGCTTCCTGTTTCAAAGTAGTCACTGAAACCATTgggtcatttttcattcatttcatgctACAATATTTGTAATATACATGCCTcgcaaattgtaaaaaaaaaaaaacaacgcaacTTATTTACTAGCAGAACAAtcatgacaaaatattaaattaacgAAACGAAAATTCCTGAAGGACCAAGAAATTTCTTGTCAGTGTGGTACGTGGGCTCCCTCTGCTGGTGTGTGAAAAAATACTGGCTTCAATATTACTTACTTTGGcctgagcttttttttaattattatttttaatccactTGACTACATTTAAGCACAGTACATTTGACTctaaaattatattattattattgcatttaatcttttagaaacctttttttctgttgtattACGGGGGGGGCGTGGTGGGCGGGGTTATTCCTTCTCTGGTCTTTTGCTGCCATCTGTTGGTTAAACTGAGATACacatcttcatttattttttcctgcgTATTGAGTGAACGTATATTAATACATCTAATATGATTACAttccccgccccgccccgccccaaTACTGTAAATacgtaaaattaaaataaaaagaggcTACTCTTTTTCAGTACTAGTACTAATTAAGATAAAAGGGTGACCAGTATTTAATTGGGTTATATTTTGTGTGCGTTTGAATCCACTTCATTGTGGCGCTGCAGCTGCATTTCGTCAGCGTGAGTCCCCCAAAGCCACCAAATCTCTCGTTGCCGTTGCATAATTCAAATGAAAGCCGTCCGGCGGCCTAACTTTGCGGATTGGGTCGGACGCGTCGACACGTCATTCCCACGTGACGAGACGCTTCCTTCATTAATAACCTAATTGTCCCTTTTGTTTGCCATTAGTGCTGCGTGTCGGGCGCTAATGTGCGCCACCTGAGGACTCGGGCGACGCATTGAAATCGGCTGAAGCTGCGGAGATTTGCGGTCCACTTTGtgatccgtccatccattttctttgtcgcttatcctcacgagggtcacagggagtgctctagcctatcccggctgtcatcgggcaggaggcggggccgcaccctgaaccggtcgccagccaatcgcagggcacatcgagacaaacagccgcactcacagtcacacctaggggcaatttagagtgtccaattaatgttgcatgttttggggatgtgggaggaaatcgcagtgcccacccggagaaaagccacacaggcacggggagaacatgcaaactccacacaggcgggtccgggatcgaacccgggacctcagaactgtgaggccaacggtttaccagctgatttccaATTTCTACTGTTACAAATGTTTAGGTCGTTTTGtctaaagtcttttttttctttttcattttttttaatgactgaatATTACCAAACTGGTGtacagataatttaaaaaaggagtttttttttttaaagtcagagAACTGTAAACATTGGCTGGACGGTGGGCCAAttcgattttatttatttatgtatttaaaaaacatttttttttttttttggggggttttttttttttccattttatttatttctttttttttccctttcacctCGCGGGGAAGCACTCGTCAATTGGTTGTCGGCACAGCCTCCATTAAAGGCTTTCGATTGATTTGAAAAGTCCCGTTCGAACGTTTCTTTTGCACCAAAACTCGTCGAGCccgccgaggaggaggaggacccgGCGGGCCAGAAAGATGGCGCTCTTTTCGCCACTCTGGGAAAACGTCCGCGCAGTATCGCAGTGGTCATCGCGGCGGCATCGCGATCGCATTCTTTACGTCCCTGAACGCCGGAGGTCATCGTATAGTTCCTCTTTGTTGGTCCGCTTTCCCCTGCCAGTCTGAATGCAGACAGGAAgtgctcccccccacccccgcgacCCCCGGCTGTGCCCATGCGCGGTCGCCATTGTGCTCCGTCACAAAAGATTTCCGCTTCCACTTCAAACGCGGTAATGAAAGCTAATGACAATTAGGAGAAGCATAAAATATGCTAAGCGGCGTTTGGACGTCGCGTGAGAACTTTCGCGCCTTCTCGGCTCGCGCGTGCGCGGCGTCCATCTTGTTGCGCAACCTCCATCGCATATTTGGGTCGACTTTTTAGCAAGCGGCGATTCTGAGCGGCGCGTGGGCACCCTCTTGTGGTGCATGACAAATAATCCCGACTTAAAGGCGTGACAACGACTTTAGTCCGGTCAAGCGCAGTTCAGTTATATTTAACTTTGAAGTTCACGAAAGCTGGattacatttgtgtgttttcagtttattttcaaacaaaacgaCAATATTCGATGTATATTTTGAGCGTTCTAAAGTCTGACAAGCACGCGATGACGTCCGGTCAcatcttttgtcttcttttccatCACTTACAATAGCAAGAAACCGCTGCGGCGCTGTAAAAATGTtccggcacaaaaaaaaaaaaaaaaaaaaaaattctgcttgatctaacaatgaaaatataattatgtcatggcggtacggtggatcagatggtaaagcgttggcctcacagttctgaggtctcgggttcaatcccggacccgcctgtgtgaagtttgcatgttctccctttgcctgggtggcttttctccgggtgggcactccggtttcctcccacatcccaaaaacacgccacattaattcgacactttaaattgccccaaggtgtgattgtgtgtgcgattggctggcaaccagttcagggtgttcgccgcctcctgcccgttgacagctgggataggctccgacacccccccccgggaaactcgtgaggataagcggcaaagaaaatagatggaaaatgaCGTCACGTCGGAGGACAGGACAAGAGATTGccgctcttattttgaaggcgcTCGCGCAGTCGACTGTGTCGCTTTGCAACCGTTAAGGTGGCCTCTGCCAATTTAGAgcgcggcccccccccccaacaaatcCCCTTCATCTCCCGCACTTGTTttcccagcccccccccctccccactcccCAAAATGGGATTACGCCCGACGCCGAGTCGGCGGCCGTCATCTCACGGCGAGCAAAGCAGATCAGACTCGCGGCCGAGATGGCCTTCAAGCCTTgttttcgcccccccccccccccccccacccccccccccccccccccccccgccgtcctcctcttcctcgtcctccCCGCAGAGAGAAAATCCCACTTGACGTAGTTGCTGTTAGTTAAACTCGCCGGCTTGCGCTAAGTCGCTTGCCGGCAGAGTCGGGTCGTGACTCAGTCGATCCTTTGAATCGGTGAAAAGCAAACGattccgtcaggaagggcggcacggtggagcagctggtaaagcgttggcctcacagttctgaggtcccgggttcgatcctggccccgcctgtgcggcgtttgcatgctctccccgtgcctgcgtggcttttctccgggtgggcactccggtttcctcccgcatccccaaaacatgcgacgttcattggacactctaaattgccccaaggtgcgattgtgagcgcggctgtgccctgggattgacgGTGTActccgcatcctgcccgttgacagcactcgcgcgacccttgtgaggataagcagctaagaacgTGGATGGATGAATCGGGAAGTCAGCCGCTTGGTTACTGAGTCGGTTTGCCGGTTGCTTCGTTGCGACGTCGGCTGTTGGTTTGTCGTAAGGGAGCGAAGTCAGTCGCGACTGCCGTCCTCAGTCGCTCAGTCAGGACTTTGTCACTCACCCAAAGAGTTCGTTTTCATCGGGGATTTACTTTGGTTTGGAGTTGGTTTTTTGCGACATTTCATACATTTGCAGTTTACCGCCAGTAGAGTCATTATCGAGCGGGCCAATTATTGAGTTCCTCACCAAATTCTTTCATCTCCGAGTTACTTGTTTAGTCGTAGAAGAGTAGTAGTCGCTTAGTCGTCACAAGTACGAGTCTGTCCCATAGCAAGTCGGTTACGGAGGTCATTACTTAAGCGGTCGGTAATGAAAACCTCAGGCTGGCATTTATGTCGTTGTTGTTACAGATCAGTCGGGCAGTCATAGCGACAGGTGCTGAGTTGATGATTCAATCGGTCAAGCGGCTGCGAGCGTCCATCTGTAGCCGGTCGGTCAGAAGTGCACCCGAGCGACTTGTGTCAAATGTCCACGATCTTGAGTAGAGTCACAGCCAGCGATAATTGCGGCGTATCCAGTACAACTCCCTGAGGGCCGCCACCACGGTGTGAGATGCTCAGAGTGTTTGTTGTCACGTTCGCGTAAGCCGAGAGCCCGAAACGATTCCCCTTGATCCTCCTGCGCGGCGGCTCTTTCTTCTTGCTCGAGATTAGCGGCACCGAAAGCTTCCCCGCGTGTCGCCTTTGTGGGCCGCCGGCGCCCGTCCGCCACGTCCTCCGGCGTCTTAACACGCCGACCGGTCTCTGCCGGGCCGCGGGAGGCCTCGCTCGCTCGCCGCTGGAACCCGTTCAAGTGTGCGTCCGCCCCACTTCACTTTAATAGGTACACCGCGGAGCGTTTGGccaattgtaaaatattcaaatcaTCTTGCTCTTTTTCACCACTTCAAAAGAAATTCTTCCCTTCTAAATGAATAGgagtgcaattcattttttttttttccaagttaaaagaaaaaggcaCGGTCGGCCATTTGCTACGCGGCGCATTCAGCGTTAGCGTCTTGGCCGTGTCATCCTTGTGAGTATTTTCACGTTTACTGTTGTATTCAATAATCGGGAATCgcgtcatttattttctttttcacttttggTCCTCAACAAAACTCAAAACAAAGGTGTCACATGGTCTTCCCAAAGTCTCTTGAGCCGCAAGCGAGACCATCAATAACACGAGCGGACTAAATCCGACTTTAAGGTGAAAATTCATCTGGCTCACGATCTTCCGTCTGCGAGGATTCAGAAACCGTTTcaacaaaacaagcctactcaaatGTAGCCAACTTTGCTATTGTCACttaaaaaagatattttcaaaTATCGTTTGCCTTCTGCAGAGTCAGACGCCATTTTTGATTGTTCACGAGTTCATCAATATTTCATAAAAGTAGCAGACAAAATGGGAACAGACCAACCGAGTTctgccaaaaatatgaaattgaccaCTTTTGGACGTATATAGTGAAATGTTGTTGTTGCCTCTTGTATCACTTCAAAATATGAAGATTTGTCAATTTcacgttgattttttttgtaatgtgatgTCATCAAAACCAATCAATCAGCCAGTGCAGTTCAttgcataaaatatatttctgaatatGTTATTGAAATATACAAAAAAGAACAATCATCAAAGCATgtagaaaaattaaatatataactATACTTCTGTTAAATATGAATAGTCCGTCACCATCCGTGGCGGATATGTACAGGGAGGCCTTATCGGCAGGCCCGGACTGGGTCCGAGTCCGCGTCCACGTCTGCCAGTTCTTCTTCTTGGTGGTCTCGGCGGTCCCCGGTGGGGGGCGGGCTGCCGGGGGCCAGGCCCAGCTTGGCCAGCTTGGCCTGCTGCTGCTCCAGACTCTGCTTGCGCCACTTGATGCGTCGGTTCTGGAACCAAACTTTCACCTGGAAAACAACAACGGAACGCGCCCGTCGTCAGGCAAATTCGCCAAATTGAGGGAAGCctttggagacttttttttgtcttccgaCCGCGCAGGAAATTGCGACGCATTTTTAAAGTCACTACGCAGGCTCTTTTCTCAGGGAAGAATCTTTAACTTGCGCTTGGAATTTGCAAATTCCCACGTGGCTGCAAGTCCGTTTTACTTCTTTTGTCAATAGCAAATGTTTCCTTTTCACGTTTTGAGTGCTTTCGACTGCAGCGTCGGACGGAAGCGCTCGTGAAGGTCATTCGGACACGAAAGAGACGCAATACCGAGAACTCGAGGAAAGTTTTTCAgttctattgaaaaaaaaaaaaaaaaggggggggggggggagagactaTCGGAGTAGTTAGTGCCGTGGTTTTCCTGTGTAAGTGCGTTTGTCTCAAATGGAAGTTGTCCACCGGTGCCCTCTAGCGGTGCGGCGATTTCAAGGCGCAAACTGCAGAATTTTGCAAGAACAGTTTCTTTTTCAAACGCACGTTTTTGTCCCATTTTGAACCGGTTTGCATTAACGGAATTGACTTTTAGCAATATTCAAGTGCAGTGTCCATTTTTGCGGGCTTATTAAGACCCCCACATGGTCGACGCCGATTGTATTCGGAGTGCGCCTCAAAAGTTAGCGGCGTCGACCGACCTGCGCTTCGGTGAGGTGCAGGCTGGAGGCCAGCAGGAACCTCTCGGCGCCGACCATGTAGTGCTGCCGGGCGAACTCCTTCTCCAGGCTCGCCAGCTGCTCGCTGGTGAAGCTGGTGCGCATGCGCTTGGACCTGCCGCCCTTGGATTTGAACGCGTGCACCTCCGGCATCGCCGCAGCCgccgctgggaaaaaaaaaaaaaaaaaacacaacaaaaacattgacaaaaCCGCCGCAAGCGTGAAGGGAGCGCTGCGCCCTGCGCGGGGGTATACCTTGCGCGTAGAAGCCCCCCCGGCAGGCGACGGGCGCGCAGCAGAAGTAGCCGGCGGGCAGCACCCCGCACGGGGCCGGCGCGTAGTAAGCCAGGGCGGCGCCCAGCGGAGGGGGCCGGCTCGGCCGCTCCGAGACGCGGTCGTCGTCGGTCTTGGCGAGCAGCGCGTCGATGGTGAACGACTTGCCGGGAGCGGCGGCGGGAGCCCGGGCGGGGGGCTTGCAGGAGGGCGCGGGGGCCGGAGGACGCAGCGCGTATCGGAAAGCTGCCGCGGGGATGCTGCTCGGGATCTGCAtgtttgcaacaacaacaaaaaaaaaaggggggggaagATTCCTCTTTCTTTTATACACGGCCGGAACGCGGAGGTGTcaacagcccccccccacccccccagctGGGCTTTTGTCTTCCCAAGCAGAAGATGAGAGGAGCCAACATCCCGACAACGTATCCAATTAATTGGTGGACTCGTCCAAGCTGGGATTGTCAAACATCCTCACTctttgaaagggggggggggcttttgaaGATGGGCGGCTTGGGGGTCGTCCACTCCCGGCCAGAATTAGTCGGCCTACAAATTCCTGCATGCATCTTAAGTCCAAATGTAATCAGCACTGCTGGGAAAGCCTTGATGTCGGCAAATGATCTTATTAAAGGCAAATCATCCTATTAAagggcagccccccccccctccccccacccgaTTTTCATTCCCAGGAGCCGCCGAATTCGGGGACTTTGTGCCCGAACCAAGCCGCACTAACGCCGTAGAAAAAGTCCAAGCGTggcgtttttcttcttcttcttctttttgtttctcttcttttcctccatttcttctttgttttcttcGTTTCTACGAACCAAATTAATTAATAACCGAGGTTGCAATCCCAACACGCTTCAGAGCCCCCAACGAGGTGGAcatcgattttttttaaatttattttatttttatttatttttttttttggggggggggttattttcaCGGCGAAGATTTCGAGTGGGAAACTCATTGGGggacaatcccccccccccgctcccgaGTAAAAGAAAAGTTTCTGTATGTGACTCTCGAATGCAGCCTATTGTGCAGTTTTGCACTTTTGTCTTGACTTGAAtgtttgatgatgatgacgatgatgatatTTGATATTCATATTAGACACACTTTTATTGTCTTGGTATAGGGccgca
Proteins encoded in this window:
- the noto gene encoding homeobox protein notochord, with translation MQIPSSIPAAAFRYALRPPAPAPSCKPPARAPAAAPGKSFTIDALLAKTDDDRVSERPSRPPPLGAALAYYAPAPCGVLPAGYFCCAPVACRGGFYAQAAAAAMPEVHAFKSKGGRSKRMRTSFTSEQLASLEKEFARQHYMVGAERFLLASSLHLTEAQVKVWFQNRRIKWRKQSLEQQQAKLAKLGLAPGSPPPTGDRRDHQEEELADVDADSDPVRACR